A genomic segment from Bdellovibrionota bacterium encodes:
- a CDS encoding ferredoxin family protein translates to MAYVIGQPCIGVKDTACVDACPVDSIHSLEGSPQYYIEPATCIDCSACEPVCPVKAIWAGDQVPADQKKFIAINADFFKGFDKSKSTAYTRQKKGEKKEEGEAAGAPAAGAAQSAPVEVVLKEVEGWEPRWEAHENEVEDRDEVQKRYGRVRTIFEQSDQYIIRIYLPEKAPNHPFRYKYGLPEEMSTYTVSAVLTGNSVSVLGKVADPRFAKLCGHANSFPDRFHFDYPFPKKVSSVSVKPRGPHVVDVVGIKSAESAIAA, encoded by the coding sequence ATGGCTTACGTCATCGGGCAACCCTGCATCGGAGTGAAAGATACGGCATGCGTCGACGCATGCCCGGTCGACTCGATTCATTCTCTCGAAGGGTCCCCTCAATATTATATCGAGCCGGCCACGTGCATCGATTGCAGCGCTTGTGAACCGGTCTGCCCGGTGAAAGCAATTTGGGCGGGAGACCAGGTCCCGGCCGATCAGAAAAAATTCATCGCCATCAACGCCGACTTTTTCAAAGGCTTCGACAAGTCCAAGAGCACGGCGTACACGCGGCAGAAAAAAGGAGAAAAGAAGGAAGAGGGTGAAGCGGCGGGTGCGCCGGCAGCCGGTGCCGCGCAATCAGCTCCTGTCGAGGTGGTTCTGAAAGAAGTTGAAGGGTGGGAGCCCCGGTGGGAAGCGCATGAGAACGAAGTCGAGGACCGAGACGAAGTGCAGAAAAGATACGGCCGCGTTCGAACGATTTTTGAACAAAGTGACCAGTACATCATTCGAATTTATCTTCCCGAAAAGGCGCCGAACCACCCGTTTAGGTACAAATATGGACTGCCGGAGGAAATGTCGACGTACACGGTTTCCGCCGTGCTGACCGGAAACAGTGTGTCGGTGCTTGGGAAGGTGGCGGACCCTCGTTTCGCCAAGCTTTGTGGACACGCCAATTCGTTTCCCGACCGGTTCCACTTCGATTATCCGTTTCCCAAGAAAGTCAGCTCCGTTTCCGTGAAACCCCGGGGACCGCACGTCGTGGACGTCGTCGGAATTAAATCGGCCGAGTCGGCCATAGCGGCCTGA